One segment of Shewanella piezotolerans WP3 DNA contains the following:
- a CDS encoding DUF3820 family protein, translating to MDEKLLQEAISQKMPFGKYAGRYLLELPEPYLVWFHSKGFPEGKLGQQLALMYEVKLNGLEGMLQPLLDKVKQARTR from the coding sequence GTGGACGAGAAGTTATTACAAGAAGCAATAAGCCAGAAGATGCCATTTGGAAAGTATGCGGGTCGCTATCTACTCGAACTACCTGAACCCTATTTAGTGTGGTTTCATTCAAAAGGATTCCCTGAAGGCAAGCTTGGCCAACAACTTGCTTTAATGTACGAAGTAAAACTCAATGGTCTTGAAGGGATGTTGCAACCGCTCCTTGATAAGGTAAAGCAGGCTAGAACTCGATAA
- a CDS encoding bifunctional metallophosphatase/5'-nucleotidase: MTSTYTLKLAHINDTHSHFDANRLQFTITEQQQELTLYTHSGGYARIGYQLSQAKLSAKANQQSFLFLHGGDSFQGTLYFNEFKGKANSDLLNLLKPDAMVLGNHEIDAGNGPVLDFLNDIQFPLLAGNMDLSREDQQKAAKLSGHHNLYDYDNRSQTAKYILKPLHDKQVAIVGITLDQMKEIARPDEDTHFINAIETTRRTIAKLHAEGIYHIIVLSHLGLDQDRVLAAEVDGISLIVGGHSHTLQGDFSDLGLSNIPYAENINNTPILHAGKYAETIGICDISFNETGLVTEINGGNFFMLDQQFILQASDGEVCAENYLAIRAKLDANPSIFWDGEDSLVQQTILQKYRPSLDALDNQILSFVPKNFEHTRLPSKALPHGSEIAPWVSRSMYHETKAIGMQVDFALHNAGGVRQSLNKGQLSLAEVIGRILPFELPLVTYQIQGQYLFQMLESAINAATNNSVIGTGAGSFPYTYGLKYFYDGRQALGQRIVKLEIMRPANGQPLWFDIDPLQHYIGVSSAYTASGKEGYSPILQSNWQHSVDELTLPEAFIRFMSRTDTLNDILEPEVHYTSHRS, encoded by the coding sequence ATGACGTCAACATATACATTAAAACTTGCCCACATCAACGACACCCATTCTCATTTCGACGCTAATCGACTGCAGTTTACTATCACCGAGCAACAGCAAGAGCTGACGCTATATACTCATAGTGGCGGTTACGCGCGTATCGGTTATCAGCTGTCTCAGGCAAAGTTGTCAGCCAAAGCTAATCAACAATCTTTTCTATTCTTGCACGGCGGCGATAGCTTCCAAGGCACTCTTTATTTCAACGAATTTAAAGGCAAGGCCAATTCAGATCTACTGAATCTCTTAAAACCTGACGCCATGGTACTGGGTAATCATGAAATTGATGCAGGTAATGGTCCAGTACTCGATTTTCTTAATGACATTCAGTTTCCGCTACTTGCTGGCAATATGGATTTGAGTCGTGAAGATCAACAAAAAGCGGCCAAGCTTAGTGGTCACCACAATCTTTATGACTACGATAATCGCAGTCAGACTGCAAAGTACATTTTAAAGCCGCTGCATGATAAGCAAGTCGCTATTGTCGGCATAACGCTTGATCAGATGAAAGAGATCGCCCGTCCTGACGAAGATACTCACTTCATTAATGCTATCGAGACCACACGACGTACGATAGCAAAGCTGCACGCTGAAGGGATTTATCACATTATAGTATTAAGCCACCTAGGGCTCGATCAAGACCGCGTACTTGCAGCTGAAGTTGATGGCATTAGCCTAATTGTTGGTGGTCACTCTCACACGCTGCAAGGTGATTTTAGTGACCTTGGTTTAAGCAATATTCCCTACGCAGAAAACATCAACAACACCCCTATTTTACATGCAGGAAAATACGCAGAAACCATAGGTATTTGCGACATTAGCTTTAATGAAACAGGCTTGGTGACCGAGATCAACGGTGGCAACTTCTTCATGCTTGACCAGCAATTTATTTTGCAAGCCAGTGACGGTGAGGTCTGCGCTGAAAACTACCTGGCGATACGCGCTAAGCTCGATGCAAATCCTTCTATCTTTTGGGATGGCGAAGACAGCCTTGTACAGCAAACTATTTTACAAAAGTACCGCCCAAGCCTAGACGCGTTGGATAATCAAATTTTAAGTTTTGTGCCTAAAAACTTTGAACATACTCGTCTGCCAAGTAAAGCACTGCCGCATGGTAGTGAAATTGCGCCATGGGTCAGTCGTAGTATGTACCATGAGACAAAGGCGATCGGTATGCAGGTTGACTTTGCGCTGCACAATGCTGGCGGCGTAAGACAATCACTCAATAAAGGGCAATTGAGTCTAGCAGAAGTGATTGGCCGGATCTTACCGTTTGAGCTGCCATTAGTGACCTACCAAATTCAAGGCCAATACCTGTTCCAGATGCTTGAATCAGCTATCAATGCAGCAACCAATAACAGTGTTATCGGCACCGGTGCAGGCAGCTTCCCATACACCTATGGGCTTAAGTATTTCTATGACGGTAGACAAGCTTTGGGGCAACGGATAGTCAAGCTTGAGATCATGCGCCCTGCCAATGGTCAGCCGCTATGGTTTGATATTGACCCTTTGCAGCACTATATCGGCGTGTCTTCGGCTTATACCGCATCAGGAAAAGAAGGTTATAGCCCTATATTGCAATCCAATTGGCAACATAGTGTCGATGAGTTAACACTACCAGAGGCCTTCATTCGCTTTATGAGCCGCACTGATACACTAAATGACATACTAGAGCCAGAGGTGCATTACACCAGTCACAGAAGCTAG
- a CDS encoding outer membrane protein assembly factor BamE, with translation MTIKKRSITLLGAAALTLSLSGCGVFDWLIYKPDIPQGNYMEKQQVEKLRIDMTKEQVEYVLGRPVLRDSFSDDTWYFVYHYKSGRDASIIHKELIINFDGDKLISVTGDYDLSEEFNTPLEESKLPELNTPEDDPLIPEQRPQANPLVEEKQTQPESLSERDEDKD, from the coding sequence ATGACAATTAAAAAAAGAAGTATTACCCTTTTGGGCGCTGCTGCGCTCACACTATCACTTAGTGGTTGTGGTGTTTTTGACTGGTTAATCTATAAGCCAGACATCCCACAAGGTAACTATATGGAAAAGCAGCAGGTAGAAAAGCTGCGTATCGATATGACTAAAGAGCAGGTTGAATACGTATTAGGTCGACCTGTACTGCGTGATAGCTTTTCAGACGATACTTGGTATTTTGTCTATCACTACAAGAGTGGCCGTGATGCTAGCATCATCCACAAAGAACTTATTATTAACTTTGATGGCGACAAACTCATATCGGTTACAGGTGATTATGATTTAAGTGAAGAATTTAATACTCCACTTGAAGAAAGTAAGTTACCTGAGTTGAATACGCCTGAAGATGATCCTTTGATCCCAGAACAGCGTCCTCAAGCAAATCCTTTAGTTGAAGAGAAACAAACTCAGCCTGAATCACTATCGGAAAGAGACGAAGACAAAGACTAG
- a CDS encoding AAA family ATPase — protein MIILVGGEKGGSGKSCLAQNIAVFLTAECQASVIMVDCDPQRTTSDWIHARNNNADLPSINCVQLYGKIRNDLLSLEQHYDYVIVDCGGQDNLALRATMSVASHVLMPLRPKRRDLKTVSHMDDIVATCMMINPKMRATFVITQCPSLPNQANRIFEAKEVCKTYDINVLDAITYSRNIYDDSEESGLSVLEIEPKGKAANEIRGIATEMLQVANATEIRNRIAEKKMKKMRGEYGSNRSQEKLYAV, from the coding sequence ATGATTATATTAGTAGGTGGTGAAAAAGGCGGCAGTGGTAAAAGCTGTTTAGCGCAAAACATAGCCGTATTTCTAACGGCAGAATGCCAAGCTTCTGTAATTATGGTTGACTGCGATCCTCAACGCACTACGTCAGACTGGATCCATGCCAGAAATAATAATGCTGACTTACCCAGCATTAATTGTGTGCAATTATACGGCAAAATACGCAACGATCTGTTAAGCCTCGAACAACACTATGACTATGTTATCGTCGATTGTGGTGGCCAAGATAACCTGGCACTTCGCGCCACCATGTCGGTAGCCTCACATGTATTAATGCCGCTTAGACCTAAAAGACGTGATCTAAAAACGGTGAGCCATATGGATGACATCGTCGCAACCTGCATGATGATAAACCCAAAAATGCGTGCAACCTTCGTTATCACTCAATGCCCAAGTTTACCTAATCAGGCGAACCGCATATTTGAAGCTAAAGAAGTCTGTAAAACCTATGACATCAATGTGCTCGATGCCATTACCTATAGCCGTAACATTTATGATGATAGTGAAGAGTCTGGCTTATCTGTACTAGAGATTGAACCTAAGGGTAAGGCTGCCAACGAGATCCGAGGTATCGCCACAGAAATGTTGCAAGTCGCGAATGCTACTGAGATCCGTAATCGCATTGCAGAAAAAAAGATGAAAAAGATGAGAGGTGAATATGGGTCTAACCGATCTCAAGAAAAACTCTACGCCGTCTAA
- a CDS encoding HDOD domain-containing protein, which translates to MKANSRQESKLRGADYWTHRISDQEMPALCSTVSTLEKLAKDDVSSLAILGQSVMHDNALTSRILRVANSVTYSKGITQVTTVSKAAVVLGFDAIKNICITAKLLSSLLESQGLSEDVYKRLLSLMAKSFQAAMFTRMLMHGHDEELQEEVFIASLLYHLGESAFWSTGCAETLVLDSKLNRCESSTEYDQAVREVLGTSFKQLSAGIARNWGLGSVLIKSLSQPDERTPEIRSIYLANKLSDLLSQTPPPVLELSKRLKQAANILDIEVDELKGRMIRCQKATELMADAYGAKALIDFLPDAKHLLLEHDEPAPQSVIRGSDPLEQLRCLRALTQCALNKSDFNQVLSLALQGVLQGVGVDRCAVLLLTPNRKLLQPRIVLGDGAIDMKNNFSIELGGTKNLFQESIQIKSALFVDNPHSAKWRLYMDDALRSLVSPTGFMVAPLIMDHTVIGVLYADRDSSGRRLNEEDFLGFSHFAELSNVCFSTSMK; encoded by the coding sequence TTGAAAGCAAATAGCAGACAAGAAAGCAAATTGAGAGGGGCTGATTATTGGACTCACAGGATCAGTGATCAGGAGATGCCCGCATTATGCTCTACGGTCAGTACATTAGAGAAGCTGGCCAAAGATGATGTCTCCTCCTTAGCAATATTAGGCCAGAGTGTCATGCATGATAATGCACTCACCTCGCGTATTTTACGGGTCGCTAACAGCGTGACATACAGTAAAGGGATCACCCAGGTGACGACGGTGAGTAAAGCTGCTGTGGTCTTAGGGTTTGATGCTATTAAAAATATCTGTATTACCGCCAAATTACTCAGTAGCTTGCTAGAGTCGCAGGGGCTTTCAGAAGATGTTTATAAGCGGTTACTGAGTTTGATGGCAAAGTCTTTTCAAGCAGCAATGTTCACTCGAATGTTGATGCATGGGCATGATGAAGAGTTACAGGAAGAGGTTTTCATAGCCTCTTTGTTATATCACTTAGGAGAAAGTGCCTTTTGGAGCACTGGCTGCGCTGAAACCTTAGTATTGGATAGTAAGCTTAATCGATGTGAATCATCAACTGAATACGATCAAGCGGTTAGAGAAGTGCTTGGCACGAGTTTTAAGCAACTGTCAGCAGGAATAGCAAGGAACTGGGGCTTAGGCAGTGTTTTGATTAAGTCTCTCAGTCAGCCTGATGAAAGAACTCCTGAAATTCGTAGTATTTATCTGGCAAACAAGCTTAGCGATCTACTGTCGCAAACACCGCCGCCAGTGCTTGAGCTATCAAAAAGATTAAAGCAAGCTGCGAATATTCTTGATATTGAAGTGGATGAACTGAAAGGACGTATGATCCGTTGCCAGAAGGCGACGGAGTTGATGGCTGACGCATACGGCGCAAAAGCATTAATTGATTTTCTACCTGATGCCAAACATCTGTTGCTTGAACATGATGAGCCTGCTCCGCAATCCGTTATTAGGGGCTCAGATCCTTTAGAGCAACTACGGTGTCTTCGTGCATTAACCCAGTGCGCATTAAATAAATCTGATTTTAATCAGGTATTGTCTCTGGCACTTCAAGGTGTATTGCAAGGTGTAGGGGTCGATCGTTGCGCAGTTCTGTTGTTAACACCCAACAGGAAACTCCTCCAGCCCCGTATCGTGCTAGGCGATGGTGCTATTGATATGAAAAACAATTTCTCCATTGAACTTGGCGGTACAAAAAACTTATTCCAAGAGTCAATTCAAATCAAAAGCGCACTGTTTGTCGATAACCCTCATTCAGCTAAGTGGCGACTTTACATGGATGATGCGCTGCGAAGTTTAGTCTCGCCAACAGGTTTTATGGTGGCACCTTTGATAATGGATCATACGGTTATCGGAGTTCTATATGCCGATAGAGACAGCTCTGGACGGCGCTTAAACGAAGAGGACTTTTTGGGTTTTAGCCATTTTGCAGAACTTTCAAATGTTTGTTTTTCTACCAGTATGAAATAA
- the aceB gene encoding malate synthase A, which produces MDNGITADEIVINADPVKGQETVLTEGALSLLKTLCKHFAADVPTLLANRKVKQALIDNGQLPDFLPETKSLRENEWKVRGIPNDLQDRRVEITGPVDRKMVINALNANAKVFMADFEDSLAPSWQKIVAGQINLRDAVAGDISYIAAETGKLYTLDDDPAVLICRVRGLHMLEKHVSFAEQAIPASLFDFCIYFYNNYRQLLSKGSGPYFYIPKLESHLEARWWAKVFAFVEERFCLQPGTIKCTCLIETLPAVFEMDEILFELRSNIVALNCGRWDYIFSYIKTLNRYSDRILPDRQSVTMDTPFLSAYSRLLVKTCHKRGALAMGGMAAFIPSKDANENQQNLDKVRQDKQLEARNGHDGTWVAHPGLADTAMEIFNEYIGEDHVNQLHITRDVDAPILAHELLAACDGARTEIGMRRNIRIALQYTEAWINGNGCVPIYGLMEDAATAEIARTSIWQWIKHSQHLSNGVLVTKALFKEMLVQELAQVKEEVGAARFTHGRFTEAAVILEQITTADELVDFITQPGYELLVS; this is translated from the coding sequence ATGGATAACGGTATTACAGCAGACGAGATTGTTATCAATGCAGATCCTGTCAAAGGACAAGAAACGGTATTAACAGAAGGCGCACTGAGTTTATTAAAAACCTTATGCAAGCATTTTGCTGCTGATGTGCCAACCTTGCTGGCAAACAGAAAGGTTAAACAAGCTTTAATCGATAACGGACAGTTACCTGACTTTCTACCAGAAACAAAATCATTGCGAGAGAATGAGTGGAAAGTTAGAGGGATCCCCAACGACCTTCAAGATAGGCGTGTTGAGATCACAGGGCCTGTCGATCGAAAAATGGTGATCAATGCACTTAATGCCAATGCAAAAGTATTTATGGCTGACTTTGAAGATTCTCTAGCGCCGAGTTGGCAGAAGATAGTTGCTGGGCAAATCAATTTACGTGATGCAGTGGCTGGTGATATCAGTTATATCGCTGCAGAAACAGGCAAATTATACACATTAGATGATGACCCCGCGGTGCTTATTTGCCGAGTTAGAGGACTGCATATGCTAGAAAAACATGTCAGTTTTGCAGAGCAAGCGATTCCAGCCAGCCTATTTGATTTTTGTATCTATTTTTATAATAACTATCGCCAACTATTGAGCAAGGGCAGTGGCCCTTACTTCTATATCCCCAAGCTAGAAAGCCATCTTGAAGCACGATGGTGGGCTAAGGTATTTGCTTTTGTTGAGGAGCGCTTTTGTCTTCAACCAGGCACCATTAAATGTACATGTCTTATTGAGACTTTACCTGCTGTTTTTGAGATGGATGAGATCCTATTTGAACTGCGCTCAAACATCGTTGCGCTGAACTGTGGACGTTGGGATTACATTTTTAGCTATATTAAAACGCTGAATCGCTATAGCGACCGCATATTGCCGGACAGACAGTCAGTCACAATGGATACGCCTTTTCTTAGCGCTTACTCACGTTTGCTGGTTAAAACTTGTCATAAACGTGGCGCGTTAGCGATGGGCGGAATGGCGGCATTCATTCCGTCTAAGGATGCAAACGAAAACCAGCAGAACTTAGATAAAGTGCGTCAAGATAAACAGCTAGAAGCGCGCAATGGCCATGATGGTACTTGGGTTGCTCATCCGGGATTAGCTGATACCGCAATGGAGATCTTCAATGAGTATATTGGCGAAGATCATGTTAACCAGCTGCATATCACTCGTGATGTGGATGCACCCATTCTAGCCCATGAATTGTTGGCTGCTTGCGATGGTGCGCGAACTGAAATAGGAATGCGCCGAAATATTCGTATTGCCCTGCAATACACTGAGGCATGGATCAACGGAAATGGCTGTGTGCCAATCTATGGACTGATGGAAGATGCGGCTACTGCCGAAATTGCCAGAACCTCTATATGGCAATGGATCAAGCATTCACAGCACTTATCTAACGGTGTGTTAGTGACTAAAGCACTGTTTAAAGAGATGTTAGTACAAGAGCTTGCACAGGTAAAAGAGGAGGTGGGGGCAGCAAGGTTTACCCATGGTCGTTTTACCGAAGCTGCAGTTATTCTTGAACAAATAACTACTGCAGATGAGTTGGTAGATTTTATTACTCAACCTGGTTACGAGTTGCTTGTTAGCTGA
- a CDS encoding RodZ domain-containing protein encodes MKNEQNDLPNIDTESLVDEPTLTLGVLLKKARENKGASVEDIAAQLHLRPAIIREIEADNLLEIGAATYVRGYVKNYARAVQADPFEVQTCLDKQLLNDEQPSMQSFSRKTTHQARDGRLMALTYIIVFVLLALMVLWWFQKSSMETTVDYSQPTVEEVAASAEEAMYDESLINSEAALAAQSNNIPLDERIVETIGDDVADNNSTEQYIASNQDVTSEEQPELQVAEASSQVSAAQLLASMVDSQDNDTSDAVTSALMLTLSGDCWIKVTDANGNTLIDGLKKSGRDINVTGAEPFAVILGAPQVVNIQLNGTQVSLDQYPSGKVARFSLPLAGQ; translated from the coding sequence ATGAAAAATGAACAAAATGATCTGCCCAACATAGACACTGAAAGCCTAGTGGATGAGCCAACGCTCACACTGGGCGTTTTGCTAAAAAAAGCCCGCGAAAACAAAGGGGCTTCGGTAGAGGATATTGCGGCGCAATTGCATTTACGCCCAGCTATCATCAGAGAAATAGAAGCCGACAACCTATTAGAAATTGGCGCGGCAACCTATGTTAGAGGCTATGTAAAGAACTATGCGCGGGCGGTGCAAGCTGATCCGTTCGAAGTACAAACTTGCCTAGACAAGCAACTGCTTAATGATGAGCAGCCGTCGATGCAAAGCTTTTCACGAAAGACAACTCATCAAGCCCGTGACGGCAGGTTAATGGCGTTAACCTACATCATCGTATTTGTCTTATTGGCGTTAATGGTGCTGTGGTGGTTCCAAAAATCGTCGATGGAGACCACCGTTGATTACTCTCAACCGACAGTTGAGGAAGTTGCCGCATCTGCTGAAGAAGCCATGTATGACGAGTCGCTGATAAATAGTGAAGCAGCCCTTGCAGCGCAATCAAATAACATTCCCCTTGATGAGCGGATTGTCGAGACCATTGGCGACGACGTAGCAGATAACAATAGTACTGAGCAGTACATTGCTTCAAACCAAGACGTCACGTCAGAAGAGCAGCCTGAGCTTCAAGTTGCCGAAGCAAGCTCGCAAGTCTCTGCAGCGCAATTACTTGCTTCAATGGTCGACAGTCAAGACAATGATACCAGCGACGCCGTGACTTCAGCGTTAATGCTAACACTTAGCGGTGACTGCTGGATTAAGGTTACTGATGCTAACGGTAATACACTTATCGATGGCTTAAAGAAATCGGGTCGCGATATTAATGTCACAGGCGCTGAGCCTTTTGCGGTGATATTAGGCGCACCACAAGTTGTGAATATCCAGCTGAATGGAACTCAAGTCAGTTTGGATCAGTACCCCAGCGGTAAAGTGGCACGTTTTAGCTTACCACTTGCGGGACAATAA
- a CDS encoding zinc-dependent peptidase translates to MLAIILIILFSGSAIFWIASRNWRASLRRNKLTQQPFPNAWRMILKKRIPFFRSLPADLQLQLKKHIQVFIAEKQFVGCDGLEIDDEIRVTVAAQACLLLLNRKTDYYPHLKEILVYPSVFIVSNEQRDSNGLVSERRRVLSGESWQHGKVILSWQTTKEGAAIPDDGSNVVIHEFAHQLDQEDGNANGAPILGHSKDYASWSSVMMQEYQQLVEASQHQQYSLFSYYGATNPAEFFAVISEVFFEQPHEFIAQHPALYHEVSSFYQLDPVNWH, encoded by the coding sequence ATGCTCGCGATCATACTGATAATACTCTTTAGTGGTAGCGCTATTTTCTGGATCGCTAGTCGTAATTGGCGAGCAAGCCTGCGCAGAAACAAGCTCACTCAACAGCCTTTTCCCAACGCATGGCGAATGATTTTAAAGAAACGGATCCCATTTTTCCGCTCCTTACCAGCCGACTTACAACTGCAACTGAAGAAGCATATACAAGTGTTTATTGCTGAAAAGCAGTTTGTTGGTTGCGATGGACTGGAGATTGATGATGAAATTCGTGTCACCGTTGCCGCCCAAGCGTGTCTGTTGCTGCTAAATCGAAAAACCGATTACTACCCTCATTTAAAAGAGATCCTGGTCTATCCATCCGTATTTATTGTTAGCAATGAGCAGCGCGACAGTAATGGACTGGTTTCGGAGCGTCGCCGAGTGTTATCAGGCGAGTCGTGGCAGCATGGAAAAGTCATCTTGTCGTGGCAAACGACTAAGGAGGGAGCTGCGATTCCCGATGACGGCAGTAATGTTGTCATTCACGAATTTGCTCATCAGCTTGATCAAGAAGACGGCAATGCTAATGGCGCGCCTATACTCGGTCACAGTAAAGACTATGCATCTTGGTCAAGCGTGATGATGCAGGAGTACCAACAACTGGTAGAGGCCAGCCAACATCAACAGTATTCATTGTTTAGTTATTATGGCGCGACTAACCCTGCAGAATTCTTTGCTGTGATAAGTGAAGTGTTTTTTGAACAGCCGCATGAATTCATTGCCCAGCACCCAGCCCTGTACCATGAAGTGAGTTCGTTCTACCAACTCGATCCCGTTAACTGGCATTAA
- a CDS encoding nuclear transport factor 2 family protein yields MQRVSQLKSTTFALISTLLLFWSVGVNAHATEQSNAKQQAANLLDNLNTYSANADWDNYFSLYADNGIFIGTDVNEHWDKAQFEQYARPTKGWRYDLTSRKMTQHGDVIWFDEILHSESYGVSRGTGTLINTAEGWKIAQYHLSFPIPNQIAKEITKQITATQSK; encoded by the coding sequence ATGCAAAGAGTGAGTCAGCTAAAATCCACAACGTTCGCACTTATCTCGACGCTATTATTATTTTGGAGTGTTGGCGTTAACGCCCATGCTACTGAACAAAGTAACGCTAAGCAGCAAGCTGCGAACTTACTCGATAACCTTAATACCTATTCGGCAAATGCTGATTGGGATAACTACTTTTCGTTGTATGCAGATAACGGCATATTTATCGGCACTGACGTCAATGAGCATTGGGATAAAGCCCAGTTTGAACAATACGCTCGTCCAACAAAGGGCTGGCGCTATGATCTCACCAGCAGAAAGATGACGCAGCATGGCGACGTTATTTGGTTTGACGAGATTTTACATAGTGAGTCTTACGGAGTGAGTCGAGGCACAGGAACCTTAATCAATACCGCTGAAGGATGGAAGATTGCTCAGTACCATTTGAGCTTTCCTATTCCCAATCAGATAGCTAAAGAGATCACCAAGCAGATAACCGCCACCCAATCCAAGTAA
- the pilW gene encoding type IV pilus biogenesis/stability protein PilW, translating to MNHRKVSLPLLILLSATALSGCVTQNTYTGTDTPVSERKVDKVAAARQRVQLGLTYLQKGNSEQAKSNLDRALAFAPELEDVHLAFAYYYSSVGELEKTEQAYRNATRLRDASGDAYNNFGTFLCQQGKYAESEEMFLKAVERPLYTQSASTYENLGICSRKAGQIEKAQRYFTMALKYDPRRRTSLIELTEMELEAGRFEEAKIRLSNYHKVAVESPISLALGIEIEQGLNDQEAVRKYGILLLAKFPSSAQAKQYRANMH from the coding sequence ATGAATCATAGAAAGGTGAGCTTGCCCTTGCTTATTTTGTTGTCTGCGACAGCGCTTTCGGGCTGCGTGACACAAAATACTTATACGGGTACAGATACACCGGTCTCTGAGCGCAAAGTCGATAAAGTCGCAGCGGCTCGCCAGCGGGTGCAGTTAGGCTTAACCTATCTACAGAAAGGTAACAGTGAGCAAGCTAAGTCTAACTTAGACAGAGCCTTAGCATTTGCACCTGAACTTGAAGATGTGCATTTAGCCTTTGCTTATTATTACAGCTCAGTGGGTGAGTTAGAAAAGACTGAACAGGCTTATCGCAACGCCACTCGCCTTCGAGACGCTAGTGGTGATGCTTATAATAATTTCGGTACTTTCCTGTGTCAGCAAGGTAAGTATGCTGAGTCTGAGGAGATGTTTCTTAAAGCAGTTGAACGCCCCTTATACACTCAATCAGCCTCTACTTATGAAAACTTGGGAATTTGTAGCCGAAAAGCAGGTCAAATAGAAAAAGCGCAACGGTATTTTACTATGGCGCTTAAGTACGATCCTAGAAGACGCACGTCGCTTATCGAGTTAACCGAAATGGAACTCGAAGCTGGACGATTCGAAGAAGCAAAAATTCGCTTATCAAACTACCACAAGGTAGCGGTTGAATCTCCGATCAGTTTAGCGCTAGGAATTGAAATTGAACAAGGCTTGAATGACCAAGAAGCGGTTAGGAAATATGGTATTTTACTATTAGCAAAATTTCCCTCTTCGGCTCAAGCCAAGCAATATCGGGCTAATATGCATTAA
- a CDS encoding GNAT family N-acetyltransferase has translation MLKLIPYQKQYATQVSQLFHRAINAIDEDVYSKIEQQAWSYSPRSRYHWHKRLTRSKTWLMIDSAQDHDGASLCCGVINLETQFHSRGYIDSLYVHPDFQHQGIATALLAELEAWAIAANIDSLSVDASKLSKPLFLAHGFKQLHRSYQEKRGQIIMGFLMRKPLKTSKDS, from the coding sequence ATGCTCAAATTAATTCCCTACCAAAAACAGTATGCGACTCAAGTGAGTCAACTTTTTCATCGGGCTATCAATGCTATTGATGAGGATGTTTACTCAAAAATAGAACAACAAGCTTGGTCATACTCACCGCGTTCTCGCTATCACTGGCATAAGAGGCTGACTCGGTCTAAAACATGGTTGATGATCGACAGTGCCCAAGACCATGATGGCGCTTCTTTATGCTGTGGGGTGATAAACCTAGAGACACAATTTCATAGCCGTGGTTATATTGACAGCCTCTATGTTCATCCTGACTTTCAACATCAAGGGATTGCGACTGCGCTACTGGCAGAGCTTGAAGCATGGGCCATAGCAGCTAACATCGACAGTTTATCTGTTGATGCGTCTAAGTTATCTAAGCCACTTTTTCTGGCCCACGGCTTTAAACAGTTGCATCGCAGTTACCAGGAGAAACGTGGCCAAATCATAATGGGCTTTCTCATGCGTAAGCCATTAAAAACCTCAAAGGATAGTTGA
- a CDS encoding GNAT family N-acetyltransferase: MSKKCRVRLLAKDDVGQLANVFHLSITQAAATHYSEEERAVWSPALRSDDEWRLRLAPTVTWVAEQRGLISGFINLKPTIETLASGGQSLLSAEIDCLFTHPDFVGQGVASKLYQCLEHYALSQQISELTVEASYLYPSDLKMQDSVGV; this comes from the coding sequence ATGAGCAAAAAGTGCCGAGTTCGATTATTGGCTAAGGACGATGTGGGACAATTGGCAAATGTGTTTCACTTGAGTATTACTCAAGCTGCTGCAACTCATTATAGTGAAGAGGAGAGAGCTGTTTGGTCGCCAGCGCTTCGCTCTGATGATGAATGGCGATTACGGTTAGCGCCAACAGTCACTTGGGTTGCTGAACAAAGGGGGCTTATTAGTGGGTTTATCAACCTAAAACCAACAATAGAAACTCTTGCTAGTGGAGGGCAGTCTTTGTTATCGGCAGAGATAGATTGTCTTTTCACCCACCCTGACTTTGTAGGACAAGGCGTTGCCTCAAAGCTTTATCAATGCCTGGAACACTATGCACTATCGCAGCAAATTTCAGAGTTAACGGTTGAAGCCTCTTATTTATACCCATCCGACCTGAAAATGCAGGATTCAGTGGGAGTTTAA